The genomic DNA ACCCGTTATTACCGGGTCAAACCCGAACAGAATCTTGATACGGATCAAATTCAACAACTCTACCAAAAAAATGATTTGGACGATTTAAACGATTAGGAAGGAAGGTCACCATGACCAATATTTTCATTGACCATTTATTTGAAGCGACGTTCTTTAAAACAGTCGTCAACCTGGCCCTCCTAATTCTCTGTCTGTATCCCGTTGTTGGCTCATTCTTTTGGTTTGCCGGCTCATTATCCTATCGCTTTATTAAGACCAATAAACGCGACGACAATTGGCAAGCCATTCCGGTTGACCAACAACCCATGATTACCATCATGATTCCGGCCCACAACGAAGAAGTCATGATTGAAGAGACCATCACTTATTTATTCGATGAACTCAACTATACGAACTATGAAGTCTTGGTCATGAACGATGGTTCGACTGACGAGACAGCGGCTATCATTCGCCGCCTGCAGTTAAGTTATCCCCGCCTGCGGACCGTTGAGATCGAGAAGAACAAGGGTAAGGCCCATGCTTTTAACATCGGGATGTATTTTGCTAAGGGTGACTATATTCTGAGCAACGACGCCGATACCATCCCTGAAAAAGACGCCCTGATGAAGTACATGAACTTCTTCATCCATGACCGCGATATGAATACGTCCGCCGTCACAGCCAACATGGATGTTCAAAATCGAACATCCCTCCTAGGCAAATCACAAACTGTCGAGTTTTCAAGTATCGTGGGCGTTATTAAACGTAGCCAAACATCCATCAACGATTCAATGTATGCTTACAGTGGCGCTAATACCCTGTACCGTAAACAATTTCTCATTGATGTTGGCGGTTTCCGTCAAAATCGGGCGACCGAAGATATTAGTATTGCGTGGGACCACCAAATGGTCGGCGCCGTTCCTCGGTTTGCACCCAACATCGTCTTCCACATGAATGTTCCCACCACGATTCGTGATCTTTATCATCAACGTAAGCGCTGGGCTCAGGGCGGGACCGAAGTCTGGTTAACGAACATTAAAAAGTTTCTCTTACACCCGATTACCCATCGTTATCAACTATCGATGTTCGTTGATTCAACCTTGTCGATTATCTGGTCATTTTTCTTCGTCATTACTTCCCTGATGTTTTTGATCCTCATGGGCTGGTTCTTGATGACCGGTAACTTCGAACGCATCTACCATGGCCTGATGTTGTCATTTATCTTCGTCAGCTTTGAACTATTGGCAGGTTTCATGCAATTACTGGCCGCATTACTACTGGACCATCACGGTGCGAAATTAAAATATTGGTTTTTTGCACCACTCTACATGTTGTTTTATTGGATGATTAATCCCCTTACCGTAGTGGCAACGTTCGTACCAGCACTGAAAACCATCTTAGGCTTTGGCTCAGGGACATGGGTCAGCCCGAAACGCCAATCCTTACAAAATAAAAAATAACGTTCGCGTAACCGAGCTCAACAGCAAACTAACTAAGAACACCCAATGACATCATGTTTGCACACACTAATTTAACGCTACTAACAAAATCGTGCGATTAACCGAGAGCCACTCAGTTAACCGCACGATTTAATTTGTTTTTTAACTACTACCGATGCATTAATCTGTTACGAATCAATATTTAAAAAAGCTTCGATGTCACAGGTCGGCAGCTTAGGCCCGCCCATAGCAGCACTAGCTAGTGAAGCTTACGACGTCAGTGCACTACACTGAACAACAATTGCCATGCGTCACGTGCCACTGAACACAAAGATCCGCGGGCAAATTGTGAACAGCCTCTTGGCTAACTTGTGTACTCAGTTCAGTAATCGTCATGACCTGCCGCCCACCAAGTGCACAACTATTCAGCTGAATCTGGCGTGCGCCAGCTTGGTACAAATCACTCATAATTTGATGATACGCTGCTGCCAAATCGTGCACCATTTCTGAATCTGACTGGTAGACTTGGCTGAGTGCAGTTGCATTAGCTGGCCGCTTAAGTTCCGCCAAACAAAGTGTAGGAGCTGGCAGTATTTGCTTATCGACTACCCCACCACTAATCTGGTCACGCATAA from Lactiplantibacillus paraplantarum includes the following:
- a CDS encoding glycosyltransferase family 2 protein, which encodes MTNIFIDHLFEATFFKTVVNLALLILCLYPVVGSFFWFAGSLSYRFIKTNKRDDNWQAIPVDQQPMITIMIPAHNEEVMIEETITYLFDELNYTNYEVLVMNDGSTDETAAIIRRLQLSYPRLRTVEIEKNKGKAHAFNIGMYFAKGDYILSNDADTIPEKDALMKYMNFFIHDRDMNTSAVTANMDVQNRTSLLGKSQTVEFSSIVGVIKRSQTSINDSMYAYSGANTLYRKQFLIDVGGFRQNRATEDISIAWDHQMVGAVPRFAPNIVFHMNVPTTIRDLYHQRKRWAQGGTEVWLTNIKKFLLHPITHRYQLSMFVDSTLSIIWSFFFVITSLMFLILMGWFLMTGNFERIYHGLMLSFIFVSFELLAGFMQLLAALLLDHHGAKLKYWFFAPLYMLFYWMINPLTVVATFVPALKTILGFGSGTWVSPKRQSLQNKK